The genome window TATCAAAGCCTATATAACCCATCTTGGTTCTTGCCTATTCTAGTATGCTCGCTTGTTCTAGCAGGTATCagtggagggggggggggggggggggggttagaAAGTCCCACATTGCTTGCCTCAATTCTCAAGGTGCAGCTTATATATCTATtggacaacttcacttaatgccaattggttttaagcTAAAATCTAACAATTGATAAGGAACTGGAAGATCATGTAATGTCCCATTATCTTATATTTCTTACAtggaaaaagaagaggaaataaCCTACAGCTAGCAATTAGCTTTGAATCACATCAGTCATTTAATTTAAACTTCCAGCAATATTGGAACTTACTGAAAGATCTTGATATGCTTCCTAAGCAAACAACAAATACAAAAGCTGATGGAAACAATGGAGAAATGAGGTCCATTAGCATTCCTGCAAACAAAGCAAAAACTTTAGCAAATCAATGTGAGATATGAAGAATACAATATGAAAgatcaaatttaacacaaaccaGCATTATGGAAAGATGCACTATTGACCTgctattaatttttactttaatgAAGCAAAAATAGAGAGACTTGGACATTAATAGCCATGTAAAAAGCATTTCAAATTTGATACACTATTGGGACTGAAGGTAGAAAATGgcagtataattttattttattttttgaaaaagatgaatGTGAAAGAATCTACCTAGGTCATTCATAAGATCTGCAACCAATCGCCACATTTTTGCATTGCTATCAAGATTTGATCCCTGCAACATATGGGACAAGACAAAGagaaatataattcaaaaattatttcaaaatcattagATAAGAGAGAAACAGCATATGCCAATCCAAGTATATGACAGTCTGCATAGAGCTAGTATTGCACATTTCAGTTcaaaattaataagataaaggAACATGTTTGTATGAGAGAAGCAGACCTGGTAAAATGTGAATAAGATTCCTCCAAGCATACCAGTTAGATCTCTCAAAAACCACTGGAAACAGTTTCAAAGTTCAATATCCTACTGTCGACACATAACACATTCCAGCCTAAGAAACACAAAAGActaaatttaccaaaaaaaaacataaaggcTTGAGTCTTCTTCTCCCAAGCCCCATCTAACAAATTGGGGTTCAATCATTACTcaagtatataaattataactagTTGACGATACCTGAAAAGTGGCACCAATAACTGTAGCTGATTTCTCCCCAACCCCAATAGCACTCAGGAGAGCCTGAAAGGCATTTCGTTGACCACTCATGTACTATTCAAGACTTCTTATGAAAACAAGAACAACATCCAAAAACAGTTAACCAGTGCCTTACCTGGGTAGAAAGCATAGTCCTTATATACGTCGACAGGCCCTGCCATAATCAATGCATAATTAACTCGAAAACATGGTTTTGATATATCAAtggagtttaatttctataatgtCACGGTCAACCAATTAAAAGTCATGGTAATTTTGACTTTTGATGTAGTTGTTGTTAAAGTTAACTGACAATTTGTGATTTGATGACAATGTAAAAATCCTTTACATTGTTGGTGCATACACTATTTACTCATAATAATAACTCAATTACACTGTTTCTCCATTGTTTATTACCTGCAATAAGTCCCATATTTGAAAAGGAACATAATCTGCAGTCACACTGCTTGGAAAACCCTGTATgttaatcaacaaaaaaaaaaaaggaaaccctTTTCAACAATGATGAACTTAGAGAAAACCTACATGATGAAATTAGTCAGcatacaaaatttcaaatttttttttaatttttttttattttatagagaAGATGCTGAGTAAAAATAGAAGCTTGCCTCAGGGACAAATGCCTGAAGTAACCTTCTCCAAACATGGGTAAAGCGGGCACCAGATCTGGGAATAAGGAGAAAGAATAATAAGTGTGAAAGAAAGAggtggatgatgatgatgatgatgggaaAAGGAAAGTACCTTGTGATGAggacagaggaagaggaagccTTGATGGTGAAAGTCTTGGAGAGTTTTGTGGGGGAAGAACCGTTCCATTCTTCCAATGTTATGGTCTTATTGGACACAGATGAAGATGTTTCCATGCCCAGATAAAGGAGCTGAAGTGCCACCAAAACCTTGATGACTTCGCAGTTCGCAGGTTGTTTTTTGTGGAATCTCAGAACTAAACTCACCAAGGGACTTTGACCACGTACCAGATTACACCTTTAATTGGCATGATAAAAGATAAATgttctttatttatatactaGGAGAAGAGAGGTcactctaaattttttaaataataaaaaaattgtaagttaaatataattaataaaaaaagatgacagaataaaaaaattaataatataaaatttgtgggaagttaatataagttaaaaaatttgaaatttaagaaGTAATTTAAAGGTAAAATTATCCAATAAAATATGTAATGAAATAATTctcattattaataattatagattTATAGTAGGATACTAGGACTGCAGCttgtacaaaataaaatttgttttatacaattaaaatttataatctatcaataaaaaaatataatttataataaataaatatttttaaataaataatttatattataattaaaaattacaataaataaaatatctttagacatataaattatattttaaatttacaataaataaataatttatgttatgatatattatttttaattatttataatttaaaaaaaatatcaaattgcaAACCTCCTCTTTGATGGTTTCATATTTATTATCTACATAAATTCATATACAAcaaatcttaatttatttttccaagttttttcaaactatatttttttatacttttttttaacccTCTAATTCATTTAGGAAAAGGAATCCTAATTCATTTGGAGTTTGATTGAAAAATAAGTAaagtctaattaaaaattattttgatcaaGGATCGAATTCAGATACTACCATaataatttaaccttaattttaatatattaatcatttgtgtcaaattacttaatttttttccaaattacactaattcaaatgaaaaaaaaaatcaaactgtgaatatttatttgtacttattattttcatatataggattgaattataatcttaaaTCAGACACACGGTTTTGACCCTTACACAAACTACactaattcaaatgaaaaaaaaaaaaaaatcaaactgaatatttatttgtacttattatttacatatataggaTTGAATTATCATCTTAAATCAGACACACGGTTTTGACCCTTACACAAACTACACCAGCCCCATTGAGACCATTCTCTGGCAAGACTCTTACCAGAGCATGTATTCTCAAATGCTTTATGGGCTTTTCCAAAAACGAGCATGTTCTCGGCGTTGGTGCTATTTTCGCCTCAGGTTTCATCCGTGCCCTTAAGTTCTTGGAAAAGTATTGGAACCCTTTGTGCCATGACATTAGAAATGGCACCATTGACCCTGAAATCACTGACTCATTCGTTAGAGAGGcctatctttttaattatattttaaatttatgataaataatttatattatgatatatttatttttaattatttatacaaaatcataaaaaatcaaattgcaaACCTTCTTTTTGATGACTTGATAGTTATTATCTACAGAATCATATTCACATATAACAAATTCTTAAGTCATCTTTGCAAGCTTTCCAAAGATCATGATAATTACCAAGGTATTTATCATGATCTTTGGGATTTTCAGAAATGAGAGAGTCTATGCTCTGGGTAGCTTTCCTTTGAATTTGGGAACTCAAAACTCTGTGTGTAGAGCTTATGAGAATCATATTAGCTATTGAGTTGGCTGCTAAGAAGAATTTGAGCAAGCTTCGGTTGGAGTGTAATTTTGAGTTAGTGGTCAAAGTCTTTAGGAAACTTCTATTTGGTCCTTCGAAGCTAAGAAACTATTGGGCTAACTACATTCATATTACAAAGAATATGCATTTTTAAGTAGGTCACATTTTTAGAGAAGGCAATACTCATGCAGATTCTCTTGCCTCTCATTCAACTCTAGTTAATTATTTCTGTTGATGGGATTACACTTCCGCTTTTATAGCAGCAGAATACAACAGAAATAGGACAAGTCTCTGTAACTATAGATTATCTTGATAGATAGGTTAAGCTTTTATGGGTTTTGATTGCTTTCTCCCAATGACTTTTTGTACAtctcatcctttttttttttattaatgatatttcTTTGGCTTGCGTTTCCTCTCGGCCCCCGGATAGTAATATCAACCTAGTTGGGATTACTTCTCTTGGCTGAGTATCCAAGTCaatctttattaaaaagaaaataaataccaagaagctcaatattttttttttacaataaggTCATGATCAATATGTCTTCTTTACTActataaaatactaaaaagaaGAGTGAATTAAAAAAACCTCCTCTTTCGAGAGATGTAAATAGTCTATTTTCTGTTTcttatgttaaaatatattagtatatttaatttaatatcattaaaGAACTTGTTGTTTATGTAAGATATGATTATTACACTATATTCTCCTCTTGTATTCACCTATACAATTTAATTTAGGATCAATGTTATACCTTACGAATAAATTACTGCACAAAACGCACGAACGCTTACTTGGACCaatgtgttttttaaataaacaataaaaaacttcgtaccccattgtccGGAGACTCTTcgctaataattaaaagaaaattaaaaacgtGAGAATATGATTTCTCCTATGAAATAGTATTTTTCATATGTATAATGTCACGAGTTAAAACTTTAGGGCAATCGTTAtacaccaaaaaattaaaaaaaatcttttaaaaaattaacataattttaatttaaatatatactaaaatattaagTTAAGCAATTTATCCTTCACGTACTGTGTGTCCTAAAAGGGCTTCCTTTCTAGTAATCACTATAGTTATATATATGTCACAAAACATTTAGTaaaatttgttgttattaatataaaaaaggttaCAAATGATGTTAAATGAAGacaacactactacaaaaagcggATTTAACATCGGTGgcttaacatcggttgttaaaaaaattgatgttaacgtatgcgcggtggcataattgtaaataccgtgtatacgttaacatcgattttgtgaaaaaccgatgttaacgaagtgcattaacatcggttattggaaaaaccgatgttaacattgattagttaacatcggtttccaaataaccgatgttaacataagttTATCAACATCGGGTTTTGAGAAAACCGATGATAACGTttgatatgttaacatcagttttttccagtaaaccgatgttaaccttaacatcatgttgttaacatcgattttttttaaaaaaccgatgttgaacttatattttaaaaaatatggtgaGCCCTATGAAGCTCCCGctgtcttcttctccatctaagcttcgcgctctcttcttcttctaatctCCGTCTACCTTGAAGGTCTCTATCTGCATCTGAGCATCGTGTTCGTCGCACTCGAGCATCGTCTCAAGTCTctgcttcttctccttcgccACCATACCTAGGTATGTTTCATCTCCTTTGCGCTATCTTCTCCTTCTCGctgtcttcttctccatctaagctTTCTTGCTCTCTTTGTTCTCCATCTACCTTGAAGCTGTCTGTTCTCCATCTGACCATCGTTTTGTCTAAGCTTGAGCATCGTGTTCATCGCACTCGAGCATCGTGACAACTCtgtgcttcttctccttcgccACCTGACCTAGGTATGTTTCGTCTAATCctgtataaatatttgattgcatTCATGTATCGCACACTTAGTGAACTAAACATGGCTAGGGTATCTCATATTTAACTCG of Glycine soja cultivar W05 chromosome 1, ASM419377v2, whole genome shotgun sequence contains these proteins:
- the LOC114412104 gene encoding protein root UVB sensitive 3 isoform X2, translated to METSSSVSNKTITLEEWNGSSPTKLSKTFTIKASSSSVLITRSGARFTHVWRRLLQAFVPEGFPSSVTADYVPFQIWDLLQGLSTYIRTMLSTQALLSAIGVGEKSATVIGATFQWFLRDLTGMLGGILFTFYQGSNLDSNAKMWRLVADLMNDLGMLMDLISPLFPSAFVFVVCLGSISRSFTGVASGATRAALTQHFALQDNAADISAKEGSQETVATMIGMALGMLVARLTIGHPLAIWFSFLSLTVFHMYANYRAVRCLALNSLNPERSSILLQHFMETGQGLFSGACFTHTVHFMELKES